From a single Cupriavidus taiwanensis LMG 19424 genomic region:
- a CDS encoding DctP family TRAP transporter solute-binding subunit: MKRRALMLATAAALAASAFAPAGAMAQTYKSEYKMSLVLGPAFPWGKGGEIWADLVRQRTNGRINIKLYPGTSLVAGDQTREFSAIRQGVIDMAVGSTINWSPQVKELNLFSLPFLMPDYKALDALTQGEVGKSIFATLEKAGVVPLAWGENGFREVSNSKREIRKPEDLKGLKLRVVGSPLYIETFNALGANPTQMSWADAQPAMASGAVDGQENPQSVFAAAKLYTVGQKYVTTWGYVADPLIFVVNKQIWESWTPADREIVKQAAIDAGKQEIALARKGLAEANAPAWKDMEAHGVKVTHLTPAEHDAFRKATAKVYDKWKKQIGADLVTKAEGAIAKR; this comes from the coding sequence ATGAAACGTCGTGCCCTGATGCTCGCAACGGCCGCTGCCCTGGCCGCTTCCGCCTTCGCCCCCGCCGGCGCAATGGCCCAGACCTACAAGTCCGAGTACAAGATGTCGCTGGTGCTCGGCCCGGCCTTCCCGTGGGGCAAGGGCGGCGAGATCTGGGCCGACCTGGTCAGGCAGCGCACCAACGGCCGCATCAACATCAAGCTGTACCCGGGCACCTCGCTGGTGGCCGGCGACCAGACCCGCGAATTCTCGGCGATCCGCCAGGGCGTGATCGACATGGCGGTGGGCTCGACCATCAACTGGTCGCCGCAGGTCAAGGAACTGAACCTGTTCTCGCTGCCGTTCCTGATGCCCGACTACAAGGCGCTCGACGCGCTGACGCAGGGCGAGGTCGGCAAGTCGATCTTCGCCACGCTGGAGAAGGCCGGTGTGGTGCCGCTGGCCTGGGGCGAGAACGGTTTCCGCGAGGTGTCGAACTCCAAGCGCGAGATCCGCAAGCCGGAAGACCTGAAGGGCCTGAAGCTGCGCGTGGTGGGCTCGCCGCTCTATATCGAGACGTTCAACGCGCTGGGCGCCAACCCGACCCAGATGAGCTGGGCCGACGCGCAGCCGGCGATGGCCTCGGGCGCGGTCGACGGCCAGGAAAACCCGCAGTCGGTGTTCGCCGCCGCCAAGCTGTACACGGTCGGCCAGAAGTACGTCACCACCTGGGGCTACGTCGCCGATCCGCTGATCTTCGTGGTCAACAAGCAGATCTGGGAAAGCTGGACCCCGGCCGACCGCGAGATCGTCAAACAGGCGGCCATCGATGCCGGCAAGCAGGAAATCGCGTTGGCCCGCAAGGGACTGGCCGAGGCGAATGCGCCCGCCTGGAAGGACATGGAAGCCCACGGCGTCAAGGTCACGCACCTGACCCCGGCCGAGCACGACGCCTTCCGCAAGGCGACCGCCAAGGTCTACGACAAGTGGAAGAAGCAGATCGGCGCCGACCTTGTCACCAAGGCCGAAGGCGCGATTGCCAAGCGCTAA
- a CDS encoding TRAP transporter large permease has product MTLVAIILFVVFIGLMLLGVPIGVSLGLGGLVAIGLSNLDTQMFGLLAVPQNFYAGLAKYPLLAIPMFVLVGSIFDRSGVAQRLVTFAIAVVGRGPGMLPLVAILVAMFLGGISGSGPANAAAVGGVMIAAMSRAGYPGSYSAAVVGAAAATDILIPPSVAFIIYSVLVPGASVPALFAAGMIPGVLAGIALIVPAVWLARKHNMGAAEAALPRPPFWKSLREAAWGLVAPFLILGGMRAGWFTPTEAAVVAVVYGLFVGMVVYRSIGLRDLFTIFQEAAETSAVILLVVALAGIFAYALSTLGVIDPLAQAIATSGLGEYGVLALIVLLLMTVGMFLDGISIFLIFVPLLLPISNAFHWNPVWFGVVLTLKVALGQFTPPLAVNLMVSCRIARVRMEETVPWVIWMLLAMFIAMLMVLAYPPLATWLPEYLGY; this is encoded by the coding sequence ATGACGCTGGTTGCCATCATCCTGTTCGTGGTCTTTATCGGCCTGATGCTGCTGGGCGTGCCGATCGGCGTGTCGCTGGGGCTAGGCGGCCTGGTTGCGATCGGCCTGTCCAATCTCGATACGCAGATGTTCGGCCTGCTGGCCGTGCCGCAGAATTTCTATGCGGGGCTGGCCAAGTATCCGCTGCTGGCGATCCCGATGTTCGTGCTGGTGGGCTCGATCTTCGACCGTTCCGGCGTGGCCCAGCGCCTGGTGACCTTCGCCATTGCCGTGGTCGGGCGCGGCCCGGGCATGCTGCCGCTGGTGGCGATCCTGGTGGCGATGTTCCTCGGCGGCATTTCCGGTTCGGGTCCGGCCAATGCGGCCGCGGTCGGGGGCGTGATGATCGCGGCGATGTCGCGCGCGGGCTATCCCGGCTCTTACAGCGCGGCGGTGGTCGGCGCGGCCGCGGCCACTGACATCCTGATCCCGCCGTCGGTGGCGTTCATCATCTACAGCGTGCTGGTGCCGGGTGCGTCGGTGCCGGCGCTGTTCGCGGCCGGCATGATCCCGGGCGTGCTCGCGGGCATCGCGCTGATCGTGCCGGCGGTGTGGCTGGCGCGCAAGCACAACATGGGCGCCGCCGAAGCCGCGCTGCCGCGCCCGCCATTCTGGAAGAGCCTGCGCGAGGCCGCGTGGGGCCTGGTGGCGCCGTTCCTGATCCTGGGCGGCATGCGCGCCGGCTGGTTCACGCCGACCGAAGCCGCCGTGGTGGCGGTGGTCTATGGGCTGTTCGTCGGCATGGTGGTGTACCGCAGCATCGGCCTGCGCGACCTGTTCACGATTTTCCAGGAAGCGGCCGAAACCTCGGCGGTGATCCTGCTGGTGGTGGCGCTGGCCGGCATCTTTGCCTACGCGCTGTCGACGCTGGGCGTGATCGATCCGCTGGCGCAGGCAATCGCCACTTCGGGGCTGGGCGAATACGGCGTGCTGGCGCTGATCGTGCTGCTGCTGATGACGGTGGGCATGTTCCTCGACGGCATCTCGATCTTCCTGATCTTCGTGCCGCTGCTGCTGCCGATCTCCAACGCCTTCCACTGGAATCCGGTGTGGTTCGGCGTGGTGCTGACGCTGAAGGTGGCGCTCGGCCAGTTCACGCCGCCGCTGGCCGTGAACCTGATGGTGTCGTGCCGGATCGCCCGCGTGCGCATGGAAGAAACCGTGCCATGGGTGATCTGGATGCTGCTGGCGATGTTCATTGCCATGCTGATGGTGCTGGCCTATCCGCCGCTGGCGACATGGCTGCCGGAGTACCTCGGCTATTGA
- a CDS encoding acyl-CoA thioesterase has product MKHVYTVVMPIRWGDMDAMGHVNNTVYFQYLEQARIEWFASLGRGGKDANGQGPVIINAHMTFLKQLRYPGEIECRVYAGQLGRTSFETRMEIRRTDLPDVVWAEGGAKVVWCDYAAEKSVPVPAEIRAIIEE; this is encoded by the coding sequence ATGAAACACGTCTACACGGTGGTCATGCCGATCCGGTGGGGCGACATGGACGCGATGGGCCATGTCAACAACACCGTCTATTTCCAGTATCTGGAGCAGGCGCGCATCGAGTGGTTCGCGTCGCTGGGCCGCGGCGGCAAGGATGCGAACGGGCAGGGGCCGGTCATCATCAATGCCCATATGACCTTCCTGAAGCAGCTGCGCTATCCGGGCGAGATCGAATGCCGGGTCTATGCGGGACAGCTGGGCCGTACCAGCTTCGAGACGCGCATGGAAATCCGGCGCACCGACCTGCCTGACGTGGTGTGGGCCGAGGGCGGTGCCAAGGTGGTGTGGTGCGATTATGCGGCGGAGAAATCGGTGCCGGTGCCGGCCGAGATCCGGGCGATCATCGAAGAGTGA